Proteins from one Fibrobacterota bacterium genomic window:
- a CDS encoding SGNH/GDSL hydrolase family protein has product MRFISVLSLSGLMIAGATSFAQAQTKIKANDLVLNGESFFALANIATELTRLARADGYMDASVSVHQIAVSGAVMTGILKQYQDCTPKPTFLFTDGGGNDLMNSCGATATADCAEIKSALGTVKQYFDAMKTSGTKRVVWMRYADPYGSNWATLKTNQDVYNPEVEKICKASVEPKCYWFDLRPTWAGHYAEYTSDGIHPTAAGGTATAEAWWKFAKDNNFFDLAATGLQAGTGPGAGAFQGQRIANGALELSLSLDRPAAVSVRLTSLSGRTVMTGTTQAETGLRMARFPLAAIPAGIYRLDAQAGSAHHRASVLVP; this is encoded by the coding sequence ATGCGATTCATCAGCGTACTTTCCCTGAGCGGCCTCATGATCGCGGGCGCGACATCGTTCGCGCAGGCCCAGACCAAGATCAAGGCCAACGACCTGGTCTTGAACGGCGAATCCTTTTTCGCGCTCGCCAACATCGCCACGGAGCTGACCCGGCTGGCCCGGGCGGACGGGTACATGGACGCCAGCGTAAGCGTCCATCAAATCGCGGTGTCCGGCGCCGTCATGACCGGGATCCTGAAACAATACCAGGACTGCACCCCGAAACCGACTTTCCTGTTCACGGACGGGGGCGGCAATGATCTGATGAATAGCTGCGGCGCGACCGCGACCGCTGATTGCGCGGAGATAAAAAGCGCGCTCGGCACCGTGAAGCAATATTTCGACGCGATGAAGACGAGCGGCACCAAGCGGGTGGTATGGATGCGCTATGCCGATCCCTATGGCAGCAATTGGGCTACCCTGAAGACGAACCAGGACGTGTACAATCCCGAAGTCGAAAAGATCTGCAAGGCCAGCGTGGAGCCGAAATGCTATTGGTTCGATCTCCGGCCGACCTGGGCCGGGCACTACGCCGAATACACTTCGGACGGCATTCACCCCACCGCCGCGGGCGGAACCGCCACCGCCGAAGCCTGGTGGAAGTTCGCGAAGGACAATAATTTCTTCGACCTGGCGGCCACCGGCCTCCAAGCCGGGACCGGGCCCGGGGCGGGCGCGTTCCAAGGGCAGCGGATCGCGAACGGCGCCCTCGAGCTTTCCCTTTCCCTCGACCGCCCCGCGGCGGTTTCGGTGCGTTTGACAAGCCTTTCCGGGCGAACCGTTATGACCGGGACGACTCAGGCCGAAACCGGACTCCGTATGGCGCGTTTTCCGCTCGCGGCGATCCCCGCGGGTATCTATCGTTTGGATGCCCAGGCGGGTTCGGCCCATCACCGCGCCTCCGTCCTGGTGCCTTGA
- a CDS encoding prolyl oligopeptidase family serine peptidase, whose amino-acid sequence MQNSNRISAIAILAFTIFSSPLIAQTPSNVMQLRKQTGSGMTLYYHLYKPEGYSSNVKYPLIMAFHGVGEDGDSSNTLYINNNGLVSAWVATAFQKKYPCFVVAPHNPSGSWIDTDWTVSNTNVKYRQGPISSRLAVSMKILDSLIREFPIDTNRLYVTGLSIGGWATWDLVTRYPDKFAAALPQSGGVDTSKAGLLVRTPIWSYNGKQDAVVAPLSVNLFMDNLDKLDGDKGVVYTQCQGNNCPAKMSANKIDSLINAGMTHFYSLDPAHGHEGWDLYYGDTLIQKWIMKQQRDTPAAGLKQRTRNSASHGPQSGYGLIPLGSRNTESESGSGPELFEANGKRVMIQASPENPPGQAE is encoded by the coding sequence ATGCAAAACTCCAACCGCATATCCGCGATAGCCATCCTCGCCTTCACGATCTTTTCCTCACCGCTAATCGCGCAGACCCCGTCGAACGTCATGCAATTGCGGAAGCAGACCGGCAGCGGCATGACCTTGTATTACCATCTTTATAAGCCGGAGGGATATTCAAGCAATGTCAAATACCCTTTGATCATGGCTTTCCACGGCGTCGGCGAGGACGGCGATTCCTCCAACACCCTGTACATCAACAACAACGGATTGGTCTCGGCTTGGGTAGCGACTGCATTCCAGAAGAAATATCCTTGCTTCGTCGTAGCGCCGCACAATCCGAGCGGGTCGTGGATCGATACCGACTGGACGGTGAGCAACACCAATGTCAAGTACAGGCAGGGCCCGATTTCATCGCGGCTCGCCGTTTCTATGAAGATCCTCGATTCCTTGATCCGCGAGTTCCCGATCGACACCAACCGCCTCTACGTCACCGGGCTTTCCATCGGAGGCTGGGCCACGTGGGATTTGGTGACGCGTTATCCCGATAAATTCGCCGCAGCCTTACCGCAGAGCGGCGGCGTGGATACGAGCAAAGCGGGCCTGCTCGTGCGGACCCCGATCTGGAGCTATAACGGCAAACAGGATGCCGTGGTCGCCCCCCTGAGCGTCAACCTATTCATGGATAACCTGGATAAATTGGATGGCGACAAAGGGGTGGTGTACACCCAATGCCAAGGGAATAATTGCCCTGCCAAGATGAGCGCAAACAAAATCGATTCGCTTATCAATGCCGGCATGACCCATTTCTATTCGCTGGACCCCGCTCATGGGCATGAGGGCTGGGACTTGTATTATGGAGACACCCTTATCCAGAAATGGATCATGAAGCAACAGCGCGATACTCCCGCTGCCGGCTTGAAACAGCGAACGCGGAACTCGGCGTCCCATGGGCCTCAGTCCGGATATGGTTTGATCCCTCTAGGCTCGAGGAACACGGAGTCGGAAAGCGGGTCCGGGCCGGAACTATTCGAAGCCAACGGAAAACGGGTCATGATCCAGGCATCTCCGGAAAATCCGCCGGGCCAGGCCGAATGA
- a CDS encoding response regulator, which produces MSRAKRLLLAIGDLGVKPGMDASLARHTRICNYAGVGHVFMTLPYYWVFQSFGATWLGSLVIPLSLFMASIPLLNYAGFTTLSRLSLLAVINVCVYVYTASMGMQSSVQNVFFYMLIVPLMLFHVREWRSILFSVLQPIGFSALLVWKGEWFIPATHLSPHAYAIMSPAITGTTAIMLFACSYVLIWSFHAANEKLVQAKQLAEFHSREKSRFLSIVSHEIRTPLNGIFGVMQTLAASELPPYIQSDLRLMRSSGELLLAIINDILDFSKIESGRMSLETRPFHFRGMVEECLNLARRPAQGKGLACSHRWEPGCPEWVEGDETRCRQVLMNLLNNAVKFTAAGGISTQVSAMPLEGGTFEFRIAVSDTGIGISAEGLARLFQAFNQADSSTNRKFGGTGLGLVISKKLAEAMGGDILVDSIYGQGSTFTFATRLKASTPSQGEAAPNVPDGSIPYAGKQALLVEDNPVNQVVACRFLERMGFEVVIADHGESALEKLSRDRYAVILMDCQMPVMDGFEATRRIRGMEKGRTRQLIIAMTANTHAEDRQRCLDAGMDDFIPKPILIGQFMETLRKHLPATGTA; this is translated from the coding sequence ATGAGCCGAGCCAAACGGTTGCTCCTGGCCATCGGGGACTTGGGCGTCAAGCCCGGGATGGACGCCTCCCTCGCGCGCCACACGCGCATCTGCAATTACGCCGGCGTCGGCCACGTCTTCATGACCCTTCCTTATTACTGGGTGTTCCAATCCTTCGGGGCGACATGGCTGGGCTCTTTGGTGATCCCGCTTTCCCTTTTCATGGCCTCCATCCCGCTCCTGAACTACGCGGGCTTCACGACCCTGTCCCGCCTCTCGCTCCTGGCGGTCATCAACGTTTGCGTCTACGTGTACACCGCCTCCATGGGCATGCAGTCATCGGTGCAAAACGTTTTCTTCTACATGTTGATCGTGCCTTTGATGCTTTTCCACGTCCGGGAGTGGCGGAGCATCCTGTTTTCGGTATTGCAACCCATCGGTTTTTCCGCGCTCCTGGTTTGGAAAGGCGAATGGTTCATCCCGGCGACCCACTTAAGTCCGCACGCGTACGCTATCATGAGCCCGGCCATCACGGGCACCACCGCCATCATGCTGTTCGCCTGTTCCTATGTCCTCATCTGGTCCTTCCACGCCGCCAACGAAAAGCTGGTCCAAGCCAAGCAACTCGCCGAGTTCCATAGCCGGGAAAAGAGCCGGTTCCTGTCCATCGTCAGCCACGAAATCCGCACGCCCCTGAACGGCATTTTCGGGGTCATGCAGACGCTGGCGGCTTCCGAGCTGCCCCCTTACATCCAATCCGACTTAAGGCTCATGCGCAGCTCGGGCGAATTGCTGCTGGCCATCATCAACGATATCCTGGATTTCTCCAAGATCGAATCGGGCCGCATGTCGCTGGAAACGCGTCCCTTCCATTTCCGGGGGATGGTGGAGGAATGCCTGAACCTGGCGAGGAGGCCCGCCCAAGGCAAGGGTTTGGCCTGTTCCCACCGCTGGGAACCGGGATGCCCCGAGTGGGTGGAAGGCGATGAGACCCGCTGCCGGCAGGTGCTTATGAACCTGCTCAACAATGCGGTCAAATTCACCGCGGCGGGCGGTATCTCGACCCAGGTCTCCGCTATGCCGTTGGAGGGAGGGACGTTCGAATTCCGGATCGCCGTGAGCGATACCGGCATCGGCATCTCCGCCGAGGGACTGGCGCGCTTGTTCCAAGCTTTCAACCAGGCCGATTCCAGCACCAACCGGAAGTTCGGCGGCACGGGGTTGGGGCTCGTGATCTCGAAGAAATTGGCCGAGGCGATGGGCGGGGACATCCTCGTCGATTCCATCTACGGCCAAGGCAGTACCTTCACCTTCGCCACGCGCCTTAAAGCCTCAACCCCGTCCCAGGGCGAAGCGGCGCCGAACGTACCCGATGGTTCGATCCCGTATGCGGGCAAGCAGGCGTTGCTGGTAGAGGACAACCCCGTGAACCAGGTGGTAGCCTGCCGGTTCCTGGAGCGGATGGGATTCGAAGTGGTAATCGCCGATCATGGCGAATCGGCGCTGGAAAAATTGTCGCGGGACCGCTACGCGGTCATCCTGATGGATTGCCAAATGCCGGTCATGGACGGCTTCGAGGCTACCCGCCGCATCCGCGGCATGGAAAAAGGCCGGACCCGCCAACTGATCATCGCCATGACCGCCAACACCCATGCCGAAGATCGCCAGCGCTGCCTGGACGCGGGCATGGACGACTTCATCCCCAAGCCGATCCTGATCGGGCAGTTCATGGAGACCTTGCGGAAGCATCTCCCGGCCACGGGAACGGCTTAA
- a CDS encoding alpha/beta hydrolase — protein MDRNQVAGRTQRTKPLFTAIVGLLLMGATGFSQQITDFSASFSYLCDDSYFNKGDSLLTFRTVGSTPLRIRRVRPAGWSKSKRLPALIMYFGGGWTGDCAGEFKWMKDYFKDQGFVIFIAEYRLGAPIEQKAIPDSKAAVRWVRANADTLGVDPQKIISYGSSAGGHLAAAVGTVKGYELSGENLAISSRPNCIISLWPVMDLTKSFGNMTSVDAKLVSPAWALSDTVPPILVMMGSNDPYMSGVQQFNTNAAAYKFEHQYKEFPNAGHDFGFRPVGATDKGNAGEDSTIAWTMAFLKQRSLLPSQVTSIGREKKDVRAFPEGAGAENPRRFTVQGRLLRPISGASASSRRSAVAYPSPSGRP, from the coding sequence GTGGATCGGAATCAGGTAGCGGGACGGACGCAAAGGACGAAGCCATTGTTTACGGCCATCGTCGGCCTGCTGCTAATGGGCGCCACCGGCTTTTCCCAACAGATCACCGACTTTAGCGCGTCGTTTTCATACCTATGCGATGACAGCTACTTCAACAAAGGCGATAGCTTATTGACTTTCCGGACCGTGGGATCCACGCCCCTGCGCATCCGCAGGGTCCGTCCCGCGGGATGGAGCAAAAGCAAACGCCTCCCTGCCCTCATCATGTATTTCGGCGGCGGCTGGACGGGGGATTGCGCGGGGGAATTCAAATGGATGAAGGATTACTTCAAGGATCAGGGGTTCGTCATCTTCATCGCCGAGTACCGCCTCGGCGCCCCCATCGAGCAGAAGGCGATACCCGATAGCAAGGCCGCGGTCCGATGGGTGCGGGCCAACGCCGACACGCTGGGCGTCGATCCGCAAAAAATCATCTCATACGGAAGTTCGGCAGGCGGGCATCTGGCCGCGGCCGTGGGCACGGTGAAGGGATACGAGCTTTCGGGCGAGAACCTTGCCATCTCCTCCCGTCCCAATTGCATAATTTCCCTGTGGCCGGTCATGGACCTGACCAAGAGCTTCGGGAACATGACGTCGGTGGATGCGAAGCTGGTCTCGCCCGCCTGGGCTCTGTCCGATACCGTTCCTCCCATCCTGGTCATGATGGGAAGCAACGACCCTTACATGAGCGGAGTCCAGCAATTCAACACCAATGCCGCGGCCTATAAGTTCGAGCACCAGTACAAGGAGTTCCCCAATGCCGGGCATGATTTCGGCTTCCGCCCGGTGGGCGCGACCGACAAGGGCAATGCCGGGGAAGATTCCACCATCGCCTGGACGATGGCGTTCCTGAAGCAACGTAGCTTGCTGCCCTCGCAGGTTACGTCGATAGGTCGCGAGAAGAAGGATGTCCGGGCCTTTCCGGAAGGGGCGGGAGCGGAAAACCCCAGACGCTTTACCGTGCAGGGCCGCTTGCTCCGTCCGATCTCCGGCGCGTCGGCGTCTTCGAGGCGCTCCGCTGTCGCATACCCTTCACCATCGGGACGTCCATAA
- a CDS encoding DUF47 domain-containing protein, with the protein MFKKLIPSDAKFFEMFCQCAKILEAGAKVLGEMVVSGDVAGCAARLERLEHDADVLTHDILIRLDKSFITPIDREDIHQLCLGLDDCMDYMEAVTERMVLYGIVEITQPVRELVEVLIKQVAELNKVMPVVQDLKYEKVIPHCIEINRLENLGDRIAREAVANLFKGSPNPLEVMKWRDIYENLETATDMCEHVAGIIEGIVLKHG; encoded by the coding sequence ATGTTTAAGAAGCTGATTCCCTCGGATGCGAAATTCTTCGAAATGTTCTGCCAATGCGCCAAAATCCTGGAGGCGGGGGCGAAGGTTTTGGGGGAAATGGTCGTTTCCGGGGACGTTGCCGGTTGCGCGGCCCGGCTGGAACGGCTGGAGCATGACGCGGACGTCCTGACCCACGATATCCTGATCCGGCTCGATAAGAGCTTCATCACCCCCATCGATCGGGAGGATATCCACCAATTGTGCTTGGGGCTCGACGATTGCATGGACTACATGGAGGCGGTGACCGAGCGCATGGTGCTGTACGGCATCGTCGAGATTACCCAACCGGTCCGCGAGCTAGTGGAGGTCCTGATCAAGCAGGTGGCGGAGCTGAACAAGGTGATGCCGGTGGTCCAGGACCTGAAGTACGAAAAGGTCATCCCCCATTGCATCGAAATCAACCGCCTGGAGAATCTTGGGGACAGGATTGCCCGGGAGGCGGTGGCCAACCTGTTCAAAGGCAGCCCCAATCCCCTGGAAGTCATGAAATGGCGGGATATCTACGAGAACCTGGAAACGGCCACCGACATGTGCGAGCACGTGGCGGGCATCATCGAAGGGATCGTGCTGAAGCATGGCTGA
- a CDS encoding inorganic phosphate transporter produces the protein MAEGLPILIGLIALALVFDYINGMHDSANAIATVVSTRVLSPKKAIILSAVLNFGGAFASTAVAKTIGKGIVDPHLVTNGIVASALLAAIFWNLLTWWYGIPSSSSHALIGGIIGAAVSHHGFKALNAQGVWKIIESLLISPLAGFAGGVIIMILLMWIFHKSPAGKVNRWFKHLQLVSASFMAFSHGSNDAQKSMGIITMALVGAGFLHPVGKDFAIPSWVIFLCASAMALGTSAGGWRIIKTMGVKMIRLQPVHGFAAETAASAVILTATHFGAPVSTTHVISSAIMGVGSAKRASAVRWEIAGQMAVAWVLTIPFTALVACLFGWGFKLLGD, from the coding sequence ATGGCTGAAGGTTTGCCCATCCTGATCGGGCTGATAGCCCTGGCCCTCGTCTTCGACTACATCAACGGGATGCACGATTCGGCGAACGCCATCGCCACCGTGGTGTCCACCCGGGTTCTGTCGCCCAAGAAAGCCATCATCCTTTCCGCCGTCCTCAATTTCGGCGGCGCCTTCGCGAGCACGGCGGTGGCCAAGACCATCGGCAAGGGCATCGTCGATCCGCACCTGGTGACCAACGGCATCGTGGCATCGGCCCTTTTGGCGGCCATCTTCTGGAACCTCCTGACCTGGTGGTACGGCATCCCTTCCAGCTCGTCGCATGCGCTCATCGGCGGCATCATCGGGGCGGCGGTCTCCCATCATGGTTTCAAGGCCCTTAACGCCCAAGGCGTATGGAAAATCATCGAGTCCTTGCTGATCTCCCCCCTGGCGGGTTTCGCCGGCGGCGTGATCATCATGATCCTGCTGATGTGGATCTTCCACAAGAGCCCGGCGGGAAAGGTGAACCGCTGGTTCAAGCATCTGCAACTGGTGTCGGCCTCGTTCATGGCCTTCTCCCACGGCAGCAACGATGCCCAGAAATCGATGGGCATCATCACCATGGCCCTGGTCGGCGCCGGTTTCCTGCATCCCGTGGGCAAGGACTTCGCGATTCCGTCCTGGGTGATTTTCCTCTGCGCGAGCGCCATGGCCTTGGGGACTTCGGCGGGCGGATGGCGCATCATCAAGACCATGGGCGTGAAGATGATCCGCTTGCAGCCCGTGCACGGCTTCGCGGCAGAAACGGCGGCCTCGGCGGTGATCCTAACGGCCACCCACTTCGGCGCGCCGGTCTCGACCACCCACGTGATTTCCTCGGCCATCATGGGCGTGGGCTCGGCCAAACGGGCTTCGGCGGTACGCTGGGAGATCGCCGGGCAGATGGCGGTGGCCTGGGTGTTGACCATCCCCTTTACCGCCCTGGTTGCCTGCCTCTTCGGCTGGGGCTTCAAGCTGCTGGGCGACTGA